A region of Moorena producens PAL-8-15-08-1 DNA encodes the following proteins:
- the dnaJ gene encoding molecular chaperone DnaJ has protein sequence MADYYDLLGVSRDADKDEIKRAYRRLARKYHPDVNKEPGAEERFKEINRAYEVLSEPETRARYDRFGEAGVSSGAGAAYSDFGDMGFADIFESFFSGFAGGMGQQTGGRRRSGPVRGDDLRLDLKLAFKEAIFGGEKEIRIPHLETCQVCNGTGAKPGTRPRTCPTCNGTGQVRRATRTPFGSFTQVSVCPTCNGEGQIVEDKCEACGGAGRKQETKKLKITIPAGVDNGTRLRVSKEGDAGLRAGPPGDLYVYLFVNEDSQFQRDGINILSEMKISYLQAILGCIIEAETVDGPVELTIPPGTQPNTVLTLENHGVPKLGNPVSRGDHLITILVDIPTRISPDERELLEKLAKIKGERTGKGGIEGFLGGLFGS, from the coding sequence ATGGCTGACTATTATGATCTCCTTGGTGTCTCTCGTGATGCCGACAAAGATGAAATTAAACGTGCTTACCGTCGCTTGGCACGGAAGTACCACCCAGATGTTAACAAAGAACCAGGAGCTGAAGAGCGCTTTAAGGAAATTAACCGGGCTTACGAAGTCCTATCAGAACCAGAAACTCGAGCAAGATATGACCGTTTTGGGGAAGCTGGTGTTTCCTCAGGTGCGGGAGCAGCCTACTCGGATTTTGGCGATATGGGCTTTGCTGATATTTTTGAAAGTTTCTTCAGCGGCTTTGCTGGTGGTATGGGTCAGCAAACTGGTGGTCGTCGGCGTAGTGGCCCGGTGCGTGGTGACGACCTGCGACTAGACTTGAAGCTGGCTTTCAAGGAAGCTATATTCGGTGGTGAAAAGGAAATCCGCATTCCTCACCTAGAAACTTGTCAAGTCTGTAACGGCACAGGGGCAAAGCCAGGAACTCGACCCCGCACTTGCCCAACGTGTAACGGTACAGGTCAAGTAAGGCGTGCTACTCGTACCCCTTTTGGTAGTTTCACCCAAGTCTCAGTCTGTCCTACCTGTAACGGTGAAGGTCAAATCGTTGAGGATAAGTGTGAAGCCTGTGGTGGTGCTGGTCGTAAACAAGAAACCAAAAAACTGAAAATAACCATTCCAGCAGGGGTGGATAATGGCACCAGGCTACGGGTTTCTAAAGAAGGAGATGCTGGATTACGTGCTGGTCCACCAGGAGACCTATACGTTTATCTATTTGTAAACGAAGACAGTCAGTTTCAGCGGGATGGCATTAACATTCTGTCTGAAATGAAAATTAGCTATTTACAAGCCATTTTAGGCTGTATTATCGAAGCAGAGACAGTAGACGGTCCAGTGGAATTAACTATTCCACCCGGTACTCAACCCAATACTGTATTAACTTTAGAGAATCATGGTGTCCCCAAATTGGGTAACCCAGTCAGTCGGGGCGATCACCTAATCACGATTTTGGTGGATATCCCCACTCGGATTAGCCCTGACGAAAGGGAATTGCTAGAGAAGCTAGCGAAAATTAAGGGTGAGCGCACTGGTAAAGGTGGTATAGAAGGATTCTTGGGAGGGTTGTTTGGCTCATGA
- the pheT gene encoding phenylalanine--tRNA ligase subunit beta: MRISLNWLRELVEVTLTPEELAETLTMAGFEVEDIEDLGTLADGVVIGKVLEVEPHPNANKLRVCQVDIGGSDPLNIVCGASNVRPDIYVPVATIGTYLPTIDLKIRASKLRGVRSEGMICSLAEVGLAKESAGIHIFEAETIPLGSDARPLLGLTDTILDVTSTANRADALSMVGVAREVVALTGASLTLPETVEVSIPEASHALTLKVSEPKACPAYIGTVIEGVKIAPSPDWLQQRLEAAGVRPINNVVDVTNYILLEWGQPLHAFDRERLQAVAGEENLTIGVRFANSEESLTTLDGQTRSLEPQALLITANDQPVAMAGVMGGEATEVNDNTQSIVLEAALFDPVTVRRSSRSQSIRTESSTRYERGVNKAELDIACKRAIALITELAGGTPTTQSIADQRPDPSTWARSIELRLDRVNRILGPVHKSEELGQILPEDVERILTALGCQLQPIGSEDSSQWKVTVPPYRYRDLEREIDLIEEIARLYGYDNFCDSLPDKTEPGYLSAEEFLKRKLRSQFRAVGLTELVQYSLVKPEEQNQIRLDNPLFTEYSSLRTDLLSGIIDACQYNIEQGNGVLNGFEIGRIFWRAEEGFAEADAIAGILGGNITQGNWVRGGHSEPMTWYEAKGVLERVFSRCGLTVEYQPDHSDPRLHPGRTASLWLQGEKLGKFGQLHPQLSSERGFPDQVYVFDLDLDLILEALDRDEILTPRFQVYSTYPAIDRDIAFFAPLQVSVAEIERSTRKAGGNLLESVQLFDEYKGESVPEAQRSLAFRLIYRASDRTLTDAEVEPVHQKVREALEEKFGVSLRS; encoded by the coding sequence ATGCGTATATCGTTAAACTGGCTGCGAGAACTAGTAGAGGTAACTCTGACACCAGAAGAGCTAGCTGAAACCCTAACTATGGCTGGGTTTGAGGTAGAAGATATTGAAGACCTGGGAACTCTGGCCGATGGCGTGGTGATTGGCAAGGTTCTGGAGGTAGAGCCTCACCCTAATGCAAATAAGCTTCGGGTCTGTCAAGTGGATATTGGTGGCAGTGACCCATTGAATATTGTTTGTGGTGCGTCCAATGTCCGACCAGACATTTACGTGCCGGTTGCCACCATCGGAACCTACCTACCAACTATTGATTTGAAAATTCGCGCCTCAAAACTGCGCGGTGTTCGTTCAGAAGGGATGATTTGTTCCCTAGCAGAAGTGGGCTTGGCCAAGGAATCTGCTGGCATTCATATTTTCGAGGCAGAAACTATACCCCTAGGCAGTGATGCTCGTCCTTTACTGGGGTTAACCGATACCATTCTTGATGTTACGTCTACTGCTAATCGGGCCGATGCTCTAAGTATGGTGGGCGTGGCCAGAGAAGTAGTGGCCTTAACTGGGGCATCATTAACCTTGCCAGAAACTGTTGAGGTGTCTATTCCAGAAGCATCTCATGCCTTGACCTTGAAAGTATCTGAACCCAAAGCTTGTCCCGCCTATATTGGCACTGTGATTGAAGGGGTTAAGATTGCTCCTTCTCCCGATTGGTTACAACAGCGCTTGGAAGCGGCTGGAGTACGACCGATTAATAATGTAGTGGATGTCACTAACTACATTCTCTTGGAATGGGGTCAGCCCCTCCATGCCTTTGACCGGGAACGTTTGCAAGCTGTTGCTGGTGAAGAAAACCTGACCATTGGTGTCCGCTTTGCTAACAGTGAGGAATCCCTGACTACTCTTGATGGTCAAACCCGTTCCCTGGAACCACAAGCGTTACTGATCACAGCTAACGACCAACCCGTTGCGATGGCTGGGGTTATGGGTGGGGAAGCCACAGAAGTGAACGACAACACCCAAAGTATTGTTTTGGAAGCAGCACTGTTTGATCCAGTGACTGTTCGTCGTTCTTCCCGTAGTCAAAGCATACGGACAGAATCATCTACCCGTTATGAGCGTGGTGTCAATAAAGCAGAATTGGATATTGCTTGTAAAAGAGCGATCGCATTAATTACTGAGTTAGCTGGTGGTACCCCCACAACCCAGAGTATTGCTGACCAGCGCCCTGACCCGTCTACTTGGGCACGTTCCATTGAGTTACGTCTTGACCGTGTCAATCGGATTTTAGGACCAGTTCATAAGTCAGAGGAGCTTGGGCAAATCCTGCCAGAAGATGTGGAACGAATCCTGACTGCCCTCGGATGTCAACTACAACCGATAGGATCGGAGGATTCTTCCCAATGGAAAGTGACTGTACCCCCCTACCGCTACCGGGATTTAGAGCGGGAAATTGATTTAATTGAGGAAATTGCCCGTCTCTACGGCTATGACAACTTCTGTGATAGCTTACCAGACAAGACTGAACCAGGTTATCTATCTGCTGAGGAATTTTTAAAGCGAAAACTGCGATCGCAATTTCGTGCAGTTGGGTTGACCGAATTAGTCCAGTATTCCTTGGTCAAGCCAGAGGAACAGAACCAAATTCGTCTTGATAATCCCTTGTTTACAGAATACTCATCCCTACGCACGGATTTACTATCAGGGATTATTGATGCCTGTCAGTACAATATCGAGCAAGGCAACGGCGTACTCAACGGTTTTGAAATTGGTCGGATCTTCTGGCGAGCAGAAGAGGGTTTCGCAGAAGCTGATGCTATTGCCGGGATTTTAGGGGGAAATATCACCCAAGGTAACTGGGTCAGGGGAGGGCATTCCGAACCTATGACCTGGTATGAGGCTAAGGGAGTACTAGAGAGAGTGTTTTCCCGTTGCGGTCTGACAGTAGAATACCAACCAGACCACAGCGATCCCCGTCTTCACCCAGGACGCACTGCATCCTTGTGGTTGCAAGGTGAAAAATTAGGCAAATTTGGGCAATTGCACCCCCAGCTAAGCTCAGAAAGAGGTTTTCCCGATCAGGTTTATGTATTTGATTTGGACTTGGATCTAATTTTAGAGGCTCTTGATCGCGATGAAATTTTGACTCCCCGGTTCCAAGTCTATTCCACCTACCCAGCCATTGACCGGGATATTGCGTTCTTTGCCCCACTACAAGTCTCTGTGGCAGAAATCGAACGTTCAACCCGGAAAGCTGGGGGGAATTTGTTGGAGTCAGTGCAATTGTTTGATGAATATAAAGGGGAGTCTGTTCCTGAGGCACAGAGAAGTTTGGCATTTCGGCTAATCTACCGTGCTAGCGATCGCACTCTTACTGATGCAGAAGTCGAGCCAGTACATCAGAAAGTGCGAGAAGCCCTAGAGGAAAAATTTGGGGTTAGCCTTAGAAGTTAA
- the rsgA gene encoding small ribosomal subunit biogenesis GTPase RsgA, which yields MIELGYTNSSNLSTPWLGTVLAVQANFYQVRLDQLKVDKLEVVGCEDNLQVNNLQPSTLLCTRRARLKKIGQQVMVGDRVVVDEPDWAGGRGVIADVLPRTTQLDRPPIANAQQILVVFALEEPTLDAYQLSRFLVKAESTGFKVCLCLNKRDLVTQQQQQHCQQRLEAWGYQPVLISVHNGTGLAQLTDLLSQTISVMAGLSGVGKSSLINYLIPATTVRVAEVTGKLGRGRHTTRHVELFELPKGGFLADTPGFNQPDLTCSPEDLIHYFPEATERLAQHRCQFSNCLHRDEPNCAVRGDWERYQHYLDFLAEVIARQEALKQKADLESTMKLKIKASGRRQYEPKLETKKYRRRSRRTQHQNLDELYDEMN from the coding sequence ATGATTGAATTAGGATACACTAATTCGTCAAACTTGTCAACCCCTTGGCTGGGTACCGTGCTGGCGGTTCAGGCAAATTTCTATCAGGTGCGTTTAGATCAGTTGAAGGTTGACAAGTTGGAGGTTGTAGGTTGTGAAGATAACCTTCAAGTAAATAACCTACAACCTTCAACCCTCTTATGTACCCGTAGAGCCCGGTTAAAAAAAATTGGCCAGCAGGTGATGGTGGGAGACCGGGTTGTAGTAGATGAACCTGACTGGGCTGGTGGACGAGGGGTGATTGCTGATGTGCTGCCCCGGACAACCCAGCTCGACCGCCCACCAATTGCCAATGCTCAGCAAATTCTGGTAGTTTTTGCTCTGGAAGAACCGACCCTGGATGCTTATCAGCTGAGTCGGTTTTTGGTGAAGGCAGAATCTACTGGTTTTAAGGTCTGTTTGTGTCTGAATAAACGTGATTTAGTAACACAACAGCAACAGCAGCATTGCCAACAGCGTCTGGAAGCATGGGGTTATCAGCCAGTCTTGATCAGCGTTCATAATGGTACTGGTTTAGCACAACTGACTGACCTGTTGAGTCAGACAATCAGCGTTATGGCTGGTCTTTCCGGTGTCGGTAAATCCAGTCTAATTAATTATCTGATTCCAGCAACAACGGTGCGGGTGGCAGAAGTGACTGGGAAACTGGGTCGAGGACGCCACACCACTCGGCATGTGGAATTATTTGAGTTGCCTAAAGGTGGTTTTTTGGCAGATACCCCCGGATTCAATCAGCCTGACTTGACTTGTTCTCCTGAGGATTTAATCCATTACTTTCCAGAAGCAACAGAGCGTTTAGCCCAACACCGCTGTCAATTCAGTAATTGCCTACATCGGGATGAGCCAAACTGTGCTGTGCGAGGAGACTGGGAACGGTACCAGCATTATCTGGATTTTTTAGCAGAAGTGATTGCACGGCAAGAGGCTTTGAAGCAAAAAGCTGATCTTGAATCCACTATGAAGTTAAAAATTAAAGCTTCTGGTCGGCGTCAATACGAACCCAAGCTAGAAACAAAAAAATACCGCCGTCGCTCCCGCCGTACTCAGCACCAGAACCTAGATGAACTTTATGACGAGATGAATTAA
- a CDS encoding sulfurtransferase TusA family protein — translation MSGLASSEISSKPDDQLDLRGTPCPINFVRTKLYLEKMAPGALLEVWLDPGEPIEQVPDSLTMEGYPIEGVEERDRYFALKVRRPHQHLHD, via the coding sequence ATGAGTGGACTAGCCTCCTCCGAGATCAGTTCTAAACCTGATGATCAGCTGGATCTGCGGGGTACCCCTTGCCCGATTAACTTTGTTCGCACTAAACTCTATCTAGAAAAAATGGCTCCAGGTGCCCTATTAGAAGTGTGGCTCGACCCAGGAGAACCCATTGAACAGGTTCCTGATAGTCTGACTATGGAGGGTTACCCCATAGAGGGTGTTGAAGAACGCGATCGCTATTTTGCTCTGAAGGTGCGTCGTCCACACCAGCATCTTCATGATTGA
- a CDS encoding RNA-guided endonuclease InsQ/TnpB family protein, producing MIIYEFKAYGKQPQYQAIDDAIRTSQFVRNKCLRLWMDNKGKKSITKYDLNKYCKILADEFPFANELNSTARQAAAERAWSGIARFFDNCKKRVKGKKGYPRFKKHSRSVEYKQSGWKLSPNRKVVTFTDKKGIGTLKLKGTYDLNYYDLKKIKRVRLIRRADGYYVQFAISVDVQIETEPTHRAVGLDLGLKYFYADSLGTTEPCPQFYRKSEKQLNRANRKKSKKYVRGAKLQSKNYHKARNRYARKHLRVSRQRVEYCKRLAYCVIQSNDLVAYEDLSVKNMVKNRHLAKSISDAGWSTFRHWLEYFGSKYGKATVAVPPHNTSQNCSNCGEKVKKSLSTRTHVCPHCGYVEDRDVNAAINILRKALSTVGHTGTYAWGELPSGLVGESLLGDGDSMESTAL from the coding sequence ATGATTATATACGAGTTCAAAGCATACGGAAAACAGCCGCAGTATCAAGCAATTGATGATGCTATTCGGACGTCTCAATTTGTTAGAAACAAATGCTTGAGACTTTGGATGGACAATAAAGGTAAGAAGTCTATCACCAAATATGACCTGAATAAATATTGCAAGATACTTGCTGATGAGTTTCCATTTGCGAATGAACTCAATTCAACGGCTAGACAAGCAGCGGCTGAACGTGCTTGGTCAGGAATCGCTCGATTTTTTGACAACTGTAAAAAGAGAGTTAAAGGGAAGAAAGGATACCCTCGGTTTAAGAAGCATTCCCGCTCTGTGGAGTATAAACAAAGTGGCTGGAAGCTTTCACCTAACCGTAAAGTGGTAACCTTCACTGATAAGAAAGGTATCGGAACTCTCAAACTCAAGGGTACCTATGACCTCAACTATTACGACCTTAAAAAAATTAAACGGGTAAGGTTAATCCGTAGAGCAGATGGCTATTATGTCCAGTTTGCTATTAGTGTAGATGTTCAAATTGAAACTGAACCGACCCACAGAGCAGTTGGTTTAGATTTAGGCTTGAAATATTTCTATGCTGATAGCCTAGGGACTACAGAACCTTGTCCACAGTTTTACAGAAAGTCAGAGAAACAGTTAAATCGTGCTAACCGCAAAAAGTCCAAAAAGTACGTCAGGGGTGCTAAACTGCAATCAAAAAACTACCATAAAGCTAGAAATCGGTATGCTCGTAAACACTTAAGAGTAAGTAGGCAACGTGTAGAGTATTGCAAGAGACTGGCATACTGCGTCATCCAATCTAACGATTTGGTGGCCTATGAAGATTTAAGTGTAAAGAACATGGTAAAGAATCGACATCTAGCTAAATCCATATCAGATGCTGGGTGGTCAACTTTTCGTCATTGGTTAGAGTATTTTGGGTCTAAGTACGGTAAAGCTACTGTTGCAGTACCGCCACACAATACTTCTCAAAATTGCTCTAACTGTGGTGAAAAAGTTAAAAAGTCCCTATCAACTCGAACCCATGTATGTCCACATTGTGGCTATGTTGAGGATAGGGATGTAAACGCCGCTATTAACATCTTGAGAAAAGCACTCAGTACGGTGGGGCACACCGGAACTTACGCTTGGGGAGAGTTGCCCTCTGGCTTAGTTGGCGAAAGCCTGCTAGGTGATGGTGACTCGATGGAGTCCACAGCTCTGTGA
- the dnaK gene encoding molecular chaperone DnaK translates to MGKVIGIDLGTTNSCVAVLEGGKPIVISSSEGGRTTPSIVGFGKSGEHLVGQLAKRQAVTNAENSVYSIKRFIGRRWDETATERSRVPYTCVKGRDETVDVKIRHREYTPQEISAMILQKLKADAETFLGDSVTKAVITVPAYFTDAQRQATKDGGTIAGLEVLRIINEPTAAALAYGLDKLDQDQVILVFDLGGGTFDVSVLQLGNGVFEVKATSGNNHLGGDDFDNVIVRWMVQNFKAKEGINLTEDKMALQRLREAAEKAKIELSSMVATPINLPFITADETGPKHLEMELSRAKFEELSRDLINATIEPVKQSLKDSDLKPEHIDRILLVGGSTRIPAVQDAIKRFFNGKATDRSVNPDEAVALGAAIQAGVLGGEVEDVLLLDVTPLSLGIETLGEVFTKIIERNTTIPTSKSQVFSTATDGQTSVEIHVLQGERAMARDNKSLGKFLLTGIPPAPRGVPQIEVTFEIDVNGILKVAASDRGTGKEQSIVITNTGGLSPAEVERMRREAEDYADQDRRRMELVQLKNQADGLLYNYESTIKDHGELISTNLQAQALKEQADQQKQHLDTIMTNPSIEVEEVKEAIETLQKTVLEIGGIIYASASLGSDPEFIPSDETVQESNSNDSTQIEPDALGEFVVDFEDETLEVNVDYEAVDYGNSSLKDR, encoded by the coding sequence ATGGGAAAAGTTATTGGCATCGACCTAGGCACAACCAATAGTTGTGTTGCTGTCTTAGAAGGAGGTAAACCCATAGTCATTTCTAGCTCGGAAGGTGGGCGAACCACACCGAGTATTGTGGGATTTGGCAAGTCAGGAGAGCACCTGGTGGGTCAACTGGCCAAGCGTCAAGCAGTGACCAATGCGGAAAACAGTGTCTACAGTATCAAGCGCTTTATCGGACGTCGTTGGGATGAAACCGCTACAGAGCGTTCCCGTGTCCCCTATACCTGTGTTAAGGGTCGTGATGAGACGGTAGATGTAAAGATTCGGCATCGAGAGTATACCCCTCAGGAAATCTCGGCCATGATCTTACAAAAGCTCAAGGCTGATGCTGAAACCTTTCTTGGGGACTCAGTCACTAAAGCTGTGATCACAGTTCCTGCCTACTTTACCGATGCTCAACGGCAAGCCACCAAGGATGGGGGTACCATTGCTGGCTTGGAAGTGTTGCGCATTATAAACGAACCGACTGCTGCTGCTCTCGCCTATGGTTTAGATAAGCTGGATCAAGACCAAGTTATCTTGGTGTTTGACTTGGGTGGTGGTACCTTTGATGTCTCAGTTCTGCAACTGGGGAATGGGGTCTTTGAAGTAAAGGCAACTTCTGGTAACAATCACTTGGGGGGAGATGACTTCGATAATGTGATTGTCCGCTGGATGGTTCAAAACTTTAAAGCCAAAGAGGGCATCAATCTCACCGAAGACAAAATGGCTCTTCAGCGTTTGCGAGAGGCGGCGGAAAAGGCAAAAATTGAACTATCTAGCATGGTAGCCACCCCCATCAACTTGCCCTTCATTACTGCTGATGAAACAGGACCAAAACACTTAGAGATGGAGTTGTCCCGGGCTAAGTTTGAAGAACTATCCAGGGACCTGATTAACGCAACTATAGAACCGGTCAAGCAGTCGCTCAAAGATAGTGACCTCAAACCAGAGCACATTGACCGGATTTTACTGGTAGGGGGTTCGACCCGTATCCCGGCGGTGCAGGATGCTATTAAAAGGTTTTTTAATGGTAAGGCTACCGATCGTTCGGTTAACCCTGATGAAGCTGTGGCATTGGGAGCAGCAATTCAGGCTGGTGTTTTGGGCGGGGAAGTAGAGGATGTCCTGCTACTGGATGTGACTCCCCTGTCCCTGGGTATAGAAACCTTAGGAGAAGTGTTCACCAAAATTATCGAGCGCAATACTACTATTCCTACCAGTAAGTCCCAGGTATTTTCCACAGCTACTGATGGACAAACCTCCGTAGAAATCCACGTATTGCAGGGGGAGCGGGCCATGGCTAGAGATAACAAAAGCCTGGGAAAATTCCTGCTCACTGGTATTCCCCCAGCTCCCCGTGGTGTCCCTCAAATTGAAGTTACCTTTGAAATCGATGTCAACGGCATTCTTAAAGTCGCTGCCAGTGATCGAGGAACTGGGAAAGAGCAAAGTATTGTGATTACCAATACGGGTGGATTAAGTCCAGCGGAAGTGGAACGGATGCGCCGTGAGGCAGAAGACTATGCTGACCAAGACCGCCGTCGCATGGAATTGGTGCAACTGAAAAACCAAGCCGATGGCTTACTATATAACTATGAATCTACTATCAAAGACCATGGGGAATTGATTAGCACTAACCTTCAGGCTCAAGCACTAAAGGAGCAAGCAGATCAACAAAAGCAGCACCTAGACACCATAATGACTAACCCCTCAATTGAGGTCGAGGAGGTGAAAGAAGCTATTGAAACTTTGCAGAAAACTGTCTTGGAAATTGGGGGGATCATTTACGCCAGTGCCAGCCTGGGGTCAGACCCGGAATTTATCCCGTCTGACGAAACAGTTCAAGAGTCCAATTCAAACGACTCCACCCAAATAGAACCAGATGCTTTAGGAGAATTTGTGGTTGATTTTGAGGATGAAACCTTAGAAGTAAATGTTGACTACGAAGCTGTTGATTACGGCAACAGCTCCCTGAAAGATAGATAA
- the grpE gene encoding nucleotide exchange factor GrpE: MIDEAKQSDNTSQQTNEESTTVLEDNREAEAVAVASESDVNPEAAQPTEPPAAEASEPESVDQEAQTEVAATATTNESPTEDDAKILETIKQENEALKAQLEERTQQCDSFKSQYIRIAADFENFRKRSTKEKEDLEHQVKGNTITELLSVVDNFERARTQIKPQNDGEMSIHKSYQGVYKQLVDSLKRLGVAAMRPEGQEFDPNLHEAVMREPTDDYPEGVVIEQLMRGYLLGERVLRHAMVKVAAAAEPQETSEAQKSAEAEN, translated from the coding sequence ATGATTGACGAAGCAAAACAGTCAGATAACACTTCGCAGCAGACAAACGAAGAGTCCACCACGGTACTCGAAGACAATCGTGAGGCGGAAGCGGTAGCCGTAGCCTCTGAGTCAGATGTTAACCCTGAAGCAGCACAACCAACTGAACCCCCTGCTGCGGAAGCATCTGAGCCAGAGTCGGTAGACCAAGAAGCCCAGACCGAGGTAGCTGCAACAGCTACTACCAATGAATCACCTACCGAGGACGATGCCAAGATTCTAGAAACCATCAAGCAGGAAAATGAAGCCCTCAAAGCTCAACTAGAAGAGCGAACTCAGCAATGTGACTCCTTTAAATCTCAATACATCCGGATTGCGGCAGATTTTGAGAACTTCCGCAAACGGTCAACTAAAGAGAAAGAAGACTTGGAACATCAAGTTAAAGGAAACACCATCACTGAGTTATTGTCAGTCGTAGATAATTTTGAACGGGCGCGCACTCAAATTAAGCCTCAAAATGATGGGGAAATGTCGATTCACAAAAGCTATCAAGGTGTTTATAAACAGCTGGTAGACAGTCTCAAGCGCCTTGGGGTTGCTGCGATGCGACCGGAAGGGCAAGAGTTTGACCCCAATCTCCACGAAGCGGTTATGCGAGAACCAACGGATGACTATCCAGAAGGAGTAGTGATAGAACAGCTAATGCGGGGTTATTTGCTTGGGGAGCGGGTGTTACGTCACGCGATGGTGAAAGTAGCTGCTGCCGCAGAACCACAGGAAACCTCGGAAGCTCAGAAATCTGCTGAGGCAGAAAATTAG